Proteins from one Rosa chinensis cultivar Old Blush chromosome 7, RchiOBHm-V2, whole genome shotgun sequence genomic window:
- the LOC112176812 gene encoding protein DOWNSTREAM OF FLC: MAKLVMLFALCVLPALAVATRPMRTPFTVEGKVYCDACRFGYESSATTYIAGAKVRVECKDKLTMALRYSKEGTTDSTGTYRITVAEDHEDQICDSILVSSPQKSCSEATPGRDRARVILTGYNGIASYNRLANAMGFMRTEAVSGCSQILKQMQELDV; this comes from the exons ATGGCGAAGCTTGTGATGCTGTTCGCTCTGTGCGTGCTGCCGGCTCTGGCCGTCGCCACCCGTCCGATGAGGACTCCGTTCACCGTCGAAGGAAAGGTCTACTGCGACGCTTGCCGTTTCGGTTACGAGTCCTCCGCCACCACCTACATTGCCG GTGCTAAGGTTAGAGTGGAATGCAAGGACAAGCTGACCATGGCACTCAGGTACAGCAAAGAAGGGACAACTGACTCGACCGGAACCTACAGGATTACTGTTGCAGAGGACCATGAGGACCAGATCTGTGATTCTATCCTTGTGAGCAGCCCTCAGAAGAGCTGTTCAGAAGCTACCCCAGGGCGTGACCGTGCTCGTGTCATCCTCACCGGCTACAATGGCATTGCATCATACAACCGTTTGGCCAATGCTATGGGGTTCATGAGGACTGAGGCCGTGTCTGGTTGTTCCCAGATTCTCAAGCAGATGCAGGAGTTGGATGTGTAG